One Aythya fuligula isolate bAytFul2 chromosome W, bAytFul2.pri, whole genome shotgun sequence genomic window carries:
- the LOC116501414 gene encoding vasculin-like isoform X2 — MGLILMLDDIMEPSLNPEYEREPNQNKSLAAGVWEYPLNPKSRSSRMLVIKKGSTKELQISGFPLVGSLHLQTVKNGTGTSVYKGLVPKPATPPAKTTQWKSQAKENKTGIPFPLESTYGIGNFSPFKSNNKAFPVSQNSVKECNQSNSSSPVDKVGQPHLTKLTRMRTDKKSEFLKALKQRVEEHEDENHAGREKDDSFNLHNSNSPRHERYINQNFENEIPQENGNASVTSQLVIRSSTFPQADVLSSSLEAEHRLLKEMGWQEESENDETCAPLTEDEMREFQAISEQLQKNGLRKNGILKNGLICDFKFSPWKNSTFQPALENDDSETSSSDTSDDDDV; from the exons agtaTCCCTTGAATCCCAAATCTAGATCCTCAAGAATGCTGGTCATTAAAAAGGGCAGTACAAAAGAACTGCAAATATCTGGATTCCCTCTAGTAGGAAGTCTTCATTTACAGACAGTAAAAAATGGAACTGGCACAAGTGTTTATAAAGGATTAGTCCCTAAACCTGCCACTCCACCCGCAAAG aCTACGCAGTGGAAAAgccaagcaaaagaaaataaaactgggaTTCCATTTCCTCTTGAATCTACATATGGTATTGGCAATTTCAGTCCTTTCAAATCGAACAACAAGGCATTTCCTGTATCACAGAATTCAGTGAAAGAG TGTAATCAGTCAAATTCTTCATCCCCTGTTGACAAAGTTGGTCAGCCTCATTTAACAAAGTTGACAAGAATGCGGACTGATAAGAAGAGTgaatttttgaaagcattgaaACAAAGAGTGGAAGAACACGAAGATGAAAATCATGCTGGGCGAGAGAAG GATGACTCCTTTAACTTGCATAACAGCAACAGTCCTCGTCATGAGAGATATATAAAtcaaaactttgaaaatgaaattccgCAAGAGAATGGCAATGCTTCAGTTACATCTCAACTAGTCATTAGATCTTCAACTTTTCCTCAGGCAGATGTTCTTTCAAGCTCACTTGAGGCAGAGCATAg gttgtTAAAGGAGATGGGCTGGCAGGAAGAGAGTGAAAATGATGAAACATGTGCTCCACTAACAGAGGATGAGATGAGGGAATTCCAAGCCATTAGTGAACAG ttacaaaaaAATGGCCTTCggaaaaatggcattttgaaaaatggCCTTATCTGTGATTTTAAATTTAGCCCCTGGAAAAACAGCACTTTCCAACCTGCTCTGGAGAATGATGATTCTGAGACAAGCAGCAGTGATACATCAGATGATGATGATGTGTGA